In one window of Vulpes vulpes isolate BD-2025 chromosome 1, VulVul3, whole genome shotgun sequence DNA:
- the EEF1A1 gene encoding elongation factor 1-alpha 1, which yields MGKEKTHINIVVIGHVDSGKSTTTGHLIYKCGGIDKRTIEKFEKEAAEMGKGSFKYAWVLDKLKAERERGITIDISLWKFETSKYYVTIIDAPGHRDFIKNMITGTSQADCAVLIVAAGVGEFEAGISKNGQTREHALLAYTLGVKQLIVGVNKMDSTEPPYSQKRYEEIVKEVSTYIKKIGYNPDTVAFVPISGWNGDNMLEPSANMPWFKGWKVTRKDGNASGTTLLEALDCILPPTRPTDKPLRLPLQDVYKIGGIGTVPVGRVETGVLKPGMVVTFAPVNVTTEVKSVEMHHEALSEALPGDNVGFNVKNVSVKDVRRGNVAGDSKNDPPMEAAGFTAQVIILNHPGQISAGYAPVLDCHTAHIACKFAELKEKIDRRSGKKLEDGPKFLKSGDAAIVDMVPGKPMCVESFSDYPPLGRFAVRDMRQTVAVGVIKAVDKKAAGAGKVTKSAQKAQKAK from the exons atgggaaaggagaagactcacatcaacatcgtcgtcattggacacgtagattcgggcaagtctaccactactggccatctgatctacaaatgtggtggaatcgacaaaagaactatcgagaaatttgagaaggaggctgctgag atgggaaaaggctccttcaagtatgcctgggtcttggataaactgaaagctgaacgtgaacgtggtatcaccattgatatctccctgtggaaattcgagaccagcaagtattatgtgaccatcattgatgccccaggacacagagactttatcaaaaacatgattacaggcacatctcag gctgactgtgctgtcctgattgttgctgctggtgttggtgaatttgaagcaggtatctccaagaatgggcagacccgtgagcatgcccttctggcttacacactgggtgtaaaacaactaattgttggtgttaacaaaatggattccactgaaccaccttacagccagaagagatacgaggaaatcgttaaggaagtcagcacctacattaagaaaattggctacaaccccgacacagtagcatttgtgccaatttctggttggaatggtgacaacatgctggagccaagtgctaac atgccttggttcaagggatggaaagtcacccgtaaagatgggaatgccagcggaaccacactgcttgaagccctggattgcattctgccaccaactcgtccaactgataagcccctGCGTCTGCCTCTCCAAGACGTCTACAAGATTGGTG gtattggaactgtcccagtgggtcgagtggagactggtgttcttaagcctggtatggtggtcacctttgctccagtcaatgttacaactgaagtaaagtctgttgaaatgcaccatgaagctttgagtgaggctcttcctggggacaatgtgggcttcaatgtcaagaacgtatctgtcaaagatgttcgtcgtggcaacgtggctggtgacagcaaaaatgacccaccaatggaagcagctggcttcacagctcag gtgattatcctgaaccatccaggccaaatcagtgctggatatgcacctgtgctggattgtcacacagctcacattgcttgcaagtttgctgagctgaaggaaaagatagatcgtcgttccggaaagaagctggaagatggtcccaagttcttgaaatctggggatgctgccattgttgatatggttcctggcaaacctatgtgtgttgagagcttctctgactatcctcctctgg gtcgttttgctgttcgtgacatgagacagacggttgctgtgggtgtcatcaaagcagtggacaagaaggcagctggagctggcaaagtcaccaagtctgcccagaaagctcagaaggctaaatga